One region of Desulfobacterales bacterium genomic DNA includes:
- the tsf gene encoding translation elongation factor Ts, whose protein sequence is MATISAGMVKELREKTGAGMMDCKNALTEVDGDIEKAVEFLRKKGLATAQKRAGRALNEGIIQSYIHMTGKLGVLVEVNCETDFVAKNEDFQEFAKNIAMHIAASNPLGITPEDVPNDVIEKEKEIYRAQALEMGKPENVVDKIVEGKLNKFYEESCLLNQPYVRDTNISIADLLNEQIAKIGENISIKRFVRYQIGES, encoded by the coding sequence ATGGCAACTATCAGCGCGGGTATGGTAAAAGAGCTGCGGGAAAAAACCGGAGCCGGTATGATGGATTGCAAGAATGCCCTGACAGAAGTCGACGGTGACATCGAAAAGGCAGTCGAATTTTTGCGGAAAAAAGGTTTGGCCACCGCCCAAAAAAGAGCCGGCCGTGCGCTAAATGAGGGCATCATTCAATCTTACATTCACATGACCGGAAAGCTGGGTGTTTTGGTTGAAGTCAATTGTGAAACTGACTTTGTGGCGAAAAATGAAGATTTTCAAGAATTTGCCAAAAATATTGCCATGCACATCGCAGCCAGCAATCCATTGGGCATCACACCTGAAGATGTCCCAAATGATGTCATTGAAAAAGAAAAGGAAATTTATCGAGCCCAGGCCCTTGAGATGGGCAAGCCCGAAAATGTGGTCGATAAAATCGTTGAGGGAAAACTCAATAAATTTTACGAGGAAAGTTGCTTGCTCAATCAGCCCTATGTACGCGATACCAACATATCCATCGCAGATCTATTGAATGAACAGATCGCCAAGATTGGTGAAAACATTTCGATCAAACGATTTGTGCGCTACCAGATTGGAGAATCCTAA
- the rpsB gene encoding 30S ribosomal protein S2 — MAYVSMKELLEAGVHFGHQTKRWNPKMKPYIFGARNGIYIIDLQKTVSMFKTAYNFVQATVAEGKSVLFVGTKKQARESIYEEANRSEMFYVHNRWLGGMMTNFQTIRQSIDRLNYLNEIQNDGSINMFPKKERLKLAKERVKLDNNLGGIRTMNDLPGAIFVVDPKNEMIAVREGRRLNIPIVAIVDTNCDPDEIDYIIPGNDDAIRAIRLLTSRIADACIAGKAAFEEKMQAEADKEGEEESEIAAASAELQPGERKVISDGTQGPVVEIIRKTDAEQPFEVDETEATVDEDSKTKKPIDQIDTEAAGE; from the coding sequence ATGGCTTATGTTAGCATGAAAGAATTGCTGGAGGCCGGTGTGCATTTTGGCCACCAGACCAAACGCTGGAACCCCAAAATGAAGCCTTACATATTTGGGGCCCGAAACGGCATTTACATTATTGATCTTCAAAAAACCGTCTCGATGTTTAAGACCGCCTATAATTTTGTCCAGGCGACCGTTGCCGAGGGCAAATCAGTGCTTTTTGTTGGTACGAAGAAACAGGCACGGGAATCCATTTACGAAGAAGCCAATCGCAGCGAAATGTTTTACGTCCACAATCGCTGGCTGGGCGGTATGATGACAAATTTCCAAACGATTCGCCAAAGCATCGATCGATTAAATTATCTTAATGAAATCCAAAATGACGGCTCCATCAACATGTTTCCCAAAAAGGAGCGACTGAAACTGGCCAAAGAGCGCGTCAAGCTGGATAATAACTTGGGTGGGATTCGCACCATGAATGATTTGCCCGGTGCTATTTTTGTCGTCGACCCTAAAAATGAAATGATTGCCGTACGGGAAGGCAGACGGCTTAATATTCCCATTGTCGCAATTGTTGATACCAATTGTGACCCTGACGAGATTGATTATATTATACCGGGCAACGATGATGCGATTCGCGCGATTCGCCTGCTGACCTCCAGAATTGCCGATGCCTGTATCGCCGGCAAAGCGGCTTTCGAAGAAAAAATGCAGGCCGAAGCTGACAAGGAAGGTGAAGAAGAGTCTGAAATTGCCGCTGCCAGCGCCGAATTACAGCCGGGTGAGCGCAAAGTTATATCCGACGGGACCCAAGGCCCGGTGGTGGAAATCATTCGCAAAACAGATGCCGAACAGCCGTTTGAGGTGGATGAGACCGAGGCAACTGTCGATGAAGATTCGAAAACCAAAAAACCCATCGATCAAATCGATACAGAGGCAGCAGGAGAGTAA
- the adk gene encoding adenylate kinase — protein MRLILLGGPGAGKGTQANFIKNQYQIPQISTGDMLRAAVKEGSEMGLKAKEYMDAGKLVPDDVIIGLVKERIVQPDCEKGFLFDGFPRTIPQADAMKEAGVPIEAVVDIDVPDEEIVKRMSGRRVHLASGRTYHVVFNPPREPDKDDETGEPLIQRDDDKEETVKKRLDVYHAQTEPLIGYYKNWEESGEPAAPKYFRIEGVGKVEEIRDQIFATLDHLK, from the coding sequence ATGCGATTGATCTTATTGGGCGGACCCGGTGCAGGAAAGGGCACCCAGGCGAACTTTATTAAAAACCAATATCAGATTCCGCAGATTTCAACAGGTGATATGTTGCGCGCCGCAGTCAAGGAAGGCAGCGAGATGGGCTTAAAAGCCAAGGAATACATGGATGCCGGCAAACTGGTCCCGGATGATGTCATCATCGGTTTGGTCAAAGAACGCATTGTTCAGCCGGATTGTGAGAAGGGCTTTCTTTTTGATGGGTTTCCCCGAACCATTCCGCAAGCAGACGCGATGAAAGAAGCCGGAGTGCCCATTGAGGCTGTGGTGGACATTGATGTGCCGGATGAAGAAATCGTCAAGCGCATGAGCGGTCGCCGGGTACACTTGGCCAGTGGGCGGACCTATCACGTGGTGTTCAACCCGCCACGTGAACCGGATAAAGACGATGAAACCGGGGAGCCACTGATTCAGCGCGACGATGACAAAGAAGAAACGGTGAAAAAACGTCTGGATGTTTATCACGCCCAAACGGAACCGTTAATTGGCTATTATAAAAACTGGGAAGAATCCGGTGAACCTGCCGCGCCCAAATACTTTCGCATCGAAGGGGTTGGCAAGGTCGAAGAAATCCGAGACCAAATTTTTGCTACGCTGGACCATTTAAAATAG
- the rpsU gene encoding 30S ribosomal protein S21, whose translation MKDIEVRVIDNDVEKAMRILKKKIQNDGLFKRLKLKKNYEKPSEYRRRKMREALRRERLAAARAAKYRRR comes from the coding sequence TTGAAGGATATTGAAGTCAGGGTCATCGACAACGATGTTGAAAAGGCCATGCGAATCTTAAAAAAGAAGATTCAAAATGATGGTCTGTTCAAACGGCTTAAGCTCAAGAAGAATTATGAAAAGCCGAGTGAATACAGACGCCGCAAGATGCGCGAAGCCTTAAGAAGAGAAAGATTGGCTGCTGCCCGTGCAGCCAAATACCGCAGACGTTAG
- the prmC gene encoding peptide chain release factor N(5)-glutamine methyltransferase yields the protein MHNQIQPPRPEWTILKLLQWATTYFKSYHIDSPRATAEILLANALGTERLALYLNYDQPLNAEELNRFKTVIKRRIKREPVAYILGYKEFWSLALEVNQQVLIPRPETECLVEKALDNLKTPSDSERQLILELGTGSGAVLLALASENARHTYWGTDISTTAIQVAQRNALRHGLSANIQFMVADWFAPFAARTELFDMILSNPPYIRTGDLGRLQPEIETFEPRLALDGSKDGLRCLRHIIQTAHHYLKPGGMLLLEMGYDQKASLADITDRCGQYDNVVFYKDYSGLDRVVRMCKNTR from the coding sequence ATGCACAATCAAATACAACCCCCGCGACCTGAATGGACCATCCTAAAGCTGCTTCAATGGGCCACCACCTACTTTAAGTCCTACCATATTGACAGCCCACGGGCCACTGCTGAAATCCTCTTGGCGAACGCCCTGGGGACCGAACGGCTGGCGTTATACTTGAATTACGATCAGCCCTTGAATGCAGAAGAGCTCAACCGCTTCAAAACGGTTATCAAACGCCGGATTAAGCGGGAGCCGGTGGCCTATATTCTGGGGTACAAAGAATTTTGGTCATTGGCGCTAGAAGTCAACCAGCAGGTTTTAATACCCCGCCCGGAAACCGAATGCCTGGTTGAAAAGGCGCTGGACAACCTCAAGACGCCATCAGATTCAGAACGCCAACTCATCCTGGAACTGGGTACCGGCAGCGGAGCGGTCCTTTTGGCTCTGGCTTCTGAGAATGCGCGACACACCTATTGGGGGACCGATATTTCCACGACGGCAATTCAAGTTGCCCAACGAAATGCCCTTCGTCATGGACTGAGCGCAAATATCCAGTTTATGGTTGCGGATTGGTTTGCGCCATTTGCTGCCCGTACAGAGTTGTTTGATATGATCCTTTCCAATCCTCCCTATATCAGGACTGGGGATTTAGGACGGCTTCAGCCCGAAATCGAGACCTTTGAGCCCCGCTTGGCCCTTGATGGTTCCAAAGACGGCCTGCGATGTTTGCGTCATATCATCCAAACCGCCCATCACTATTTGAAACCCGGCGGAATGCTCCTTTTGGAGATGGGATATGACCAAAAGGCGTCCTTAGCGGACATAACAGATCGTTGTGGTCAGTATGATAATGTTGTTTTTTACAAGGATTATAGTGGATTGGACCGCGTTGTCCGCATGTGCAAAAACACACGCTGA
- the rpmE gene encoding 50S ribosomal protein L31 translates to MKADIHPEYHKTTIQCACGNVLEVGSTKADIRVEICSQCHPFFTGKQKLVDTAGRIERFRKKYEKFQQQKEKPN, encoded by the coding sequence ATGAAAGCAGACATTCATCCAGAGTATCACAAGACCACCATTCAGTGCGCCTGTGGAAACGTTCTGGAGGTCGGATCGACCAAGGCGGACATCCGGGTTGAAATTTGCTCACAATGCCATCCGTTTTTTACCGGTAAGCAAAAATTGGTGGATACCGCCGGTCGTATCGAACGTTTCCGCAAAAAATACGAAAAGTTTCAGCAACAAAAAGAAAAGCCCAATTAG
- the frr gene encoding ribosome recycling factor has product MIDDIYQETNESMGKSVEALSRELKRVRTGRASLSILDGIKVDYYGSLTPLNQMATLAVPESRLITIQPWDVSVIKDIEKALLKSDLGLTPANDGKLIRISIPPLTEERRKELVKVVHKMAEDYKVSVRNARRDANELIKSLKKDGDISEDDAFKSQDEVQKITDAHIKSIDECCQEKEKEILEF; this is encoded by the coding sequence ATGATTGATGATATCTATCAAGAAACCAATGAGAGCATGGGCAAGTCGGTGGAGGCACTGAGCAGGGAGCTAAAACGGGTCCGCACAGGGCGTGCCTCGTTATCGATACTTGACGGAATCAAAGTCGACTATTACGGCTCCCTGACGCCGCTCAATCAAATGGCGACGCTGGCCGTGCCTGAGAGCCGCCTGATAACGATCCAACCGTGGGATGTATCGGTAATCAAGGATATTGAGAAGGCGCTTTTAAAATCCGACTTAGGACTCACCCCGGCCAATGACGGTAAGCTGATCCGCATCTCCATACCGCCTCTTACCGAGGAACGCCGCAAGGAGCTGGTCAAGGTTGTTCATAAAATGGCTGAGGATTACAAGGTTTCAGTTCGTAATGCCCGGCGTGACGCCAATGAATTGATAAAAAGCTTGAAAAAAGATGGTGATATATCTGAGGATGACGCCTTCAAGTCCCAAGATGAGGTTCAGAAAATAACCGATGCCCATATCAAGAGCATCGACGAATGTTGTCAAGAAAAAGAGAAAGAAATCCTTGAATTCTAG
- the rho gene encoding transcription termination factor Rho produces the protein MNIVELKEKNISELTQMAKRFKIDGAAGMRKQELMFALLQHQIEKNGFIFGEGTLEILPDGFGFLRSPDSNYLPGPDDIYVSPSQIRRFNLRTGDTISGQIRQPKESERYFALLKVEAVNFEDPEVARDKILFDNLKPLYPDRKVNLENDPENYSTRIMDMMIPIGFGQRGLIVSPPRSGKTMLLQSIANAIIASHKDVVPFVLLIDERPEEVTDMERTVAAEVISSTFDEPAERHVQVAEMVIDKAKRLVEHKKDVVILLDSITRLARAYNSVVPPSGKILSGGVDSNALQRPKRFFGAARNIEEGGSLTIIATALVDTGSRMDEVIFEEFKGTGNAEIQLDRRLADKRVYPSFDIKRSGTRKEELLLKEEILNRVWILRKLLTSLNTVDSMEFLLDKMQGTKTNKEFLDSMNA, from the coding sequence ATGAATATTGTAGAATTAAAAGAGAAGAATATCAGCGAACTGACGCAAATGGCCAAACGGTTTAAAATCGATGGCGCTGCCGGCATGCGCAAACAGGAGTTGATGTTTGCCCTGCTGCAACACCAGATTGAAAAAAACGGTTTCATCTTTGGTGAAGGAACGCTGGAAATTTTACCCGACGGATTTGGCTTCCTCAGGTCACCGGATTCCAATTATCTGCCCGGACCAGATGATATCTATGTCTCGCCGTCCCAGATCCGACGATTCAACCTGAGGACCGGCGATACGATTTCCGGACAAATTCGCCAGCCTAAGGAATCGGAGCGCTATTTTGCCCTGCTTAAAGTTGAAGCGGTTAATTTCGAAGATCCGGAAGTGGCCCGCGATAAAATACTTTTTGATAATCTCAAACCGCTATATCCGGATCGTAAGGTCAATCTTGAAAATGATCCAGAAAATTACTCCACGCGCATTATGGACATGATGATACCGATCGGCTTTGGCCAACGGGGTCTGATTGTCTCTCCACCCCGCTCCGGCAAAACCATGCTGCTGCAAAGTATTGCCAACGCCATAATTGCCAGTCATAAAGATGTGGTGCCGTTCGTATTGTTGATCGACGAGCGTCCGGAAGAGGTCACCGACATGGAGCGCACGGTGGCTGCGGAAGTGATCAGTTCTACCTTTGATGAGCCGGCCGAACGACATGTTCAGGTCGCTGAGATGGTCATTGACAAAGCCAAACGCCTGGTTGAACACAAAAAAGACGTGGTTATCCTACTCGACAGCATTACGCGCTTGGCCAGGGCCTACAACTCGGTCGTACCGCCCAGCGGGAAAATATTATCCGGTGGTGTGGACTCCAATGCCCTGCAACGGCCCAAACGATTCTTTGGTGCTGCACGAAATATTGAGGAGGGGGGCAGTTTAACCATTATTGCCACGGCGCTGGTTGATACGGGCAGCCGAATGGATGAGGTTATTTTCGAAGAATTTAAGGGAACCGGCAATGCTGAAATTCAGCTGGATCGTCGCCTAGCAGACAAACGCGTGTATCCGTCCTTTGACATAAAACGCTCAGGCACCCGCAAAGAAGAGTTGCTGCTCAAAGAAGAAATCTTAAACCGGGTATGGATATTGCGCAAGCTGCTGACATCATTAAATACGGTGGACAGTATGGAATTTTTGCTCGATAAAATGCAAGGGACCAAGACCAATAAAGAGTTTTTAGATTCAATGAACGCATAA
- the prfA gene encoding peptide chain release factor 1, with translation MLEQLKGVEERFLEIEKRLSEPDTVKDRQVYQVLTQEHAELNKIVTVYHQYKETLQGIEESTELLQDSDPDIKNLAREELANLNQQRDHYEADLKRLLLPKDPNDDKNVIIEIRAGTGGEEAALFAGDLFRMYARYAEGRRWKVEVMSQHQTGVGGIKEIIALFQGKGAYSSFKFESGIHRVQRVPATEAQGRIHTSAVTIAVLPEAEEVDVKIDHSELKIDVYRSTGPGGQSVNTTDSAVRITHLPTGLVVTCQDEKSQLKNKNKALKVLRSRLLDQITQEQNAKRSETRKSQVGSGDRSGRIRTYNFPQGRVTDHRIGLTLYKLEDILQGELSELIDQLTTYFQAQALQNAQSNTTPAT, from the coding sequence ATGCTTGAACAATTAAAAGGGGTTGAAGAAAGATTCTTAGAGATTGAAAAGCGGTTGAGCGAACCGGATACCGTAAAGGATCGCCAGGTTTACCAGGTACTTACGCAGGAGCACGCTGAGTTAAATAAAATTGTGACGGTTTACCATCAATACAAAGAAACCTTGCAGGGAATTGAAGAAAGTACCGAGCTGCTGCAAGACTCGGATCCAGATATCAAAAATTTGGCGCGTGAAGAGCTTGCGAATCTCAATCAACAGCGAGATCATTACGAAGCGGACCTCAAACGGCTGCTGTTGCCCAAGGATCCCAATGATGACAAAAATGTGATCATTGAAATCCGGGCCGGTACTGGCGGCGAAGAGGCAGCGCTGTTTGCCGGCGATCTTTTTCGAATGTACGCACGCTATGCAGAAGGCCGTCGGTGGAAAGTCGAGGTTATGTCGCAACACCAGACCGGCGTCGGCGGAATCAAAGAAATTATTGCATTGTTTCAGGGCAAAGGCGCATACAGCAGTTTCAAATTTGAAAGCGGTATTCACCGCGTTCAACGGGTTCCGGCCACCGAAGCGCAGGGGCGGATTCACACTTCTGCGGTTACCATTGCGGTATTGCCGGAGGCCGAAGAGGTGGATGTAAAGATTGACCACTCCGAGCTTAAAATCGATGTCTATCGTTCCACAGGCCCGGGAGGTCAAAGTGTTAATACAACGGATTCAGCCGTCCGCATCACCCATTTGCCCACTGGCTTGGTGGTCACCTGCCAGGATGAAAAATCTCAATTAAAGAACAAAAATAAGGCCTTAAAAGTGCTGCGCTCACGACTGCTGGATCAAATCACTCAGGAACAGAATGCCAAACGATCTGAAACACGCAAAAGCCAGGTGGGTAGCGGGGATCGCAGCGGTCGCATCCGAACTTACAATTTCCCCCAGGGGAGAGTGACGGATCATCGCATTGGACTGACCCTTTATAAGCTCGAGGATATCTTGCAAGGAGAGCTCAGCGAGCTCATTGATCAACTGACGACTTATTTTCAGGCACAGGCCCTGCAAAATGCACAATCAAATACAACCCCCGCGACCTGA
- a CDS encoding HD domain-containing protein translates to MMIRIDPKIFPQTPGAFLVGGSIRDMLCGRSPVDYDVAVLGDPFEFARLIERRTNGRVVKIGKADQMIIRVVSDKAIVDIAQVKEASIEKDLMARDFTINALAYDLSAQQTIDPMNAQLDLTNGIIRMVSENIFKRDPVRLLRAYRIGAQFEFEIESGTIAAIKKNALLIRQSAGERVRDELFKLLQCARSHPYLCQMADNHLLLAVLPELADLKNCRQNRHHQFSAFDHTLQAFLHLEQLLTPMSPSKAADGAQLTHHIAKAQFPLVKFSMLLHDIGKPSTQTVDREGMFHFYGHERRSAQMAEHICRRLKCSHRFSDTTHFLVTHHPRPRHLYVALREQKATSRAVTRFFMKCGPYLPELLVMAAADMLGKTRKPSQQSSAFITFLKQLMFDFEKDFKPKAARPPLITGQDLITDFGLKPSPLFATILDRVEEERLSMRNMTREQAVSLVRELIRNQESIKKK, encoded by the coding sequence ATGATGATTCGTATTGATCCCAAAATTTTTCCGCAAACACCCGGTGCATTCCTGGTCGGTGGTTCGATCAGAGATATGCTTTGCGGCCGCTCTCCGGTCGACTATGATGTTGCCGTGCTCGGAGATCCATTCGAATTTGCGCGCTTGATTGAAAGGCGCACGAATGGCCGTGTTGTTAAAATCGGCAAAGCCGATCAGATGATCATTCGGGTGGTCAGCGATAAAGCCATCGTTGATATCGCCCAGGTCAAAGAAGCGTCAATTGAAAAAGATCTGATGGCAAGGGATTTCACTATCAACGCCCTGGCCTATGACCTGTCGGCTCAGCAGACGATCGATCCGATGAACGCTCAGCTTGATCTGACGAATGGGATCATTCGCATGGTATCAGAAAATATTTTTAAACGGGATCCAGTCCGATTGCTCAGAGCCTATCGAATTGGGGCGCAATTTGAATTTGAGATCGAATCAGGGACAATCGCCGCCATCAAAAAAAATGCACTTCTCATCCGTCAATCCGCAGGCGAGAGGGTACGCGATGAACTGTTTAAATTGCTTCAATGCGCTAGATCCCACCCTTATCTCTGCCAGATGGCCGACAATCATCTGCTGCTAGCCGTACTGCCCGAGCTTGCGGATTTAAAAAACTGCCGGCAAAATCGACATCACCAATTTAGCGCGTTTGATCATACGCTGCAGGCTTTTTTGCACCTGGAACAGTTGCTGACACCCATGTCCCCATCAAAGGCCGCCGATGGTGCCCAACTCACCCATCACATCGCCAAAGCGCAATTCCCGCTGGTTAAATTTTCCATGCTGCTGCATGATATTGGCAAACCGTCTACGCAGACCGTTGACCGAGAGGGCATGTTTCATTTTTACGGTCATGAGCGCCGCAGCGCACAGATGGCAGAACATATCTGCCGAAGACTAAAATGTTCACATCGTTTCAGCGACACAACCCATTTTCTAGTGACACATCATCCGCGCCCTCGGCACCTTTATGTGGCGCTGCGGGAACAAAAGGCGACATCCCGCGCAGTGACGCGGTTTTTTATGAAATGCGGCCCATATCTGCCCGAGTTGCTGGTGATGGCCGCAGCGGATATGCTGGGCAAAACGCGAAAGCCAAGCCAGCAGAGCAGTGCCTTCATCACGTTTTTGAAACAATTGATGTTTGATTTTGAAAAAGATTTTAAACCCAAGGCAGCCAGGCCACCGCTGATCACGGGTCAAGACCTGATCACTGATTTTGGGCTTAAACCCTCTCCGCTGTTTGCAACCATTTTAGATCGGGTCGAAGAAGAGCGGTTGTCAATGCGTAATATGACACGAGAGCAAGCGGTTAGTTTGGTGCGAGAGCTAATTCGAAATCAGGAGTCAATTAAGAAAAAATAG
- the pyrH gene encoding UMP kinase — protein MVSQPSYKRIALKLSGEALMGDEDFGISPDMLKYVASEIKSVVDLGVQIGIIVGGGNIFRGVAATSYGMERASADHMGMLATVINSLALQDALEKMGLETRVQTAISMHELAEPYILRRALRHLERGRVVIFGAGTGNPYFTTDTAAVLRAQEIHAEILLKATKVDGLYDSDPVVNKNARIIKDTSYMKVLEKQLKVMDMTAISLAMDNQLPLAVFELKTKGNIKAVVCGDNIGTRIS, from the coding sequence ATCGTGAGCCAACCTTCGTACAAGCGAATTGCCCTTAAACTCAGTGGCGAGGCGCTCATGGGGGATGAAGATTTCGGCATCAGTCCGGACATGTTGAAGTACGTGGCCAGCGAGATTAAGTCCGTTGTCGATCTGGGGGTGCAAATCGGCATTATTGTTGGTGGCGGTAACATTTTCAGAGGTGTTGCTGCAACCTCATACGGTATGGAGCGCGCCTCCGCCGATCATATGGGAATGCTGGCCACGGTGATCAACAGCCTGGCGTTGCAGGATGCATTGGAAAAAATGGGTCTTGAAACCCGTGTTCAAACGGCCATCTCCATGCATGAACTTGCCGAGCCATATATTCTGCGACGGGCGCTCCGTCACCTGGAACGGGGGCGCGTGGTGATTTTCGGGGCCGGAACCGGCAACCCTTACTTTACGACCGATACCGCTGCCGTATTGCGGGCCCAGGAGATCCATGCCGAAATTCTACTTAAAGCCACCAAGGTCGATGGGCTGTATGATTCGGATCCGGTTGTGAACAAAAATGCTCGGATTATCAAAGATACCAGTTACATGAAGGTTCTCGAGAAACAGCTCAAAGTGATGGATATGACGGCCATCTCGCTCGCCATGGATAACCAACTGCCGTTGGCTGTATTTGAGCTCAAAACCAAGGGCAATATCAAGGCCGTTGTTTGTGGCGACAATATTGGTACGCGCATCTCTTAA
- a CDS encoding folylpolyglutamate synthase/dihydrofolate synthase family protein, whose translation MTSKRTYQRCLETMYGLRRFGIILGLETIQDILKGLGNPHRSYACIHVAGTNGKGSVAAALSSILFASGYKVGLYTSPHLVRFNERICINNRQISNNEVIKFYRAVKRVHHGKRSPTFFEFATAMALHAFGQHRVDWAVIETGMGGRYDATNVIQPAISIITNVSMEHRDYLGNTLAEIAREKAGIIKPSTPVVSGVKQKQARSVVQRIARKQSAPLFMLGQDFKVRQNSSGGFSYHGLENSWRHMQTPLLGRYQVQNTALALAACEVLIKDKATITLGSITKGLANTRWAGRLEMVCQHPLVILDGAHNLAAARNLAKFLAQHLNKRQITLVVGILDDKPYRSMLSSLLPLCSRVIITRAQTGRALAPEKLYTIAKKSITDVRIIPDTAAAAKYAIETAGRDDVVCIAGSLYVVGEVKAAIEKGLLKSIKS comes from the coding sequence ATGACATCAAAACGCACCTATCAGCGCTGTCTGGAGACCATGTATGGTCTGAGACGTTTCGGGATTATCCTCGGCCTGGAAACGATTCAAGACATCCTTAAAGGCCTTGGTAACCCCCATCGCAGTTACGCCTGTATTCACGTGGCGGGAACCAATGGCAAAGGCTCGGTTGCCGCAGCGCTTTCCTCGATTCTATTTGCATCCGGATACAAAGTCGGCCTATATACCTCACCACACCTGGTGCGCTTTAATGAACGCATCTGTATCAACAACCGTCAGATATCAAACAACGAGGTAATCAAATTTTATCGGGCCGTCAAACGTGTGCATCATGGAAAGCGCAGCCCCACGTTTTTTGAGTTTGCCACCGCCATGGCCTTACATGCGTTTGGCCAACATCGGGTCGATTGGGCGGTAATTGAAACCGGCATGGGCGGGCGCTATGATGCCACCAATGTCATACAGCCGGCCATATCCATCATCACCAATGTATCGATGGAGCATCGTGATTATCTGGGCAACACCCTGGCGGAGATTGCCCGCGAAAAAGCCGGCATTATCAAGCCGTCAACACCGGTTGTCAGTGGTGTAAAACAAAAGCAAGCCCGATCGGTTGTGCAACGCATTGCCCGCAAACAATCTGCCCCCCTATTCATGCTGGGCCAGGATTTCAAGGTCAGGCAAAATTCATCGGGCGGCTTTTCCTATCACGGCCTCGAAAATAGCTGGCGCCATATGCAGACCCCCCTGCTCGGACGCTACCAGGTTCAAAATACTGCGCTGGCCCTGGCTGCCTGCGAGGTGCTCATAAAAGATAAGGCCACCATAACATTAGGTAGTATTACAAAGGGTCTGGCAAACACGCGCTGGGCCGGTAGGCTGGAAATGGTCTGCCAACATCCCCTGGTCATTCTGGATGGCGCCCACAATTTGGCAGCGGCACGCAATCTGGCCAAATTTCTGGCGCAACACCTGAACAAACGCCAAATAACGCTTGTTGTCGGCATATTGGACGATAAGCCCTATCGCTCGATGCTCAGCAGTTTGCTGCCGCTATGTTCCCGGGTAATTATTACCCGCGCCCAAACCGGTCGGGCACTGGCCCCGGAAAAGCTTTACACGATCGCTAAAAAATCCATTACCGATGTCAGGATCATACCCGATACGGCCGCAGCAGCCAAATATGCCATCGAAACAGCCGGTCGCGATGACGTTGTCTGCATTGCCGGCTCTTTGTACGTGGTCGGCGAAGTCAAAGCAGCCATCGAAAAAGGCCTGCTCAAATCCATCAAAAGTTAA